From the genome of Streptomyces sp. NBC_01260, one region includes:
- a CDS encoding FecCD family ABC transporter permease has translation MSAVREKGPAGAGTDTGEPRVISGLVLRTGPGGLSVRVQGRVLVVTAAMLVALVAVALVTLTTGDFELSVGEVLRAVLGHGSGGADFIVNTLRMPRLLTAMCVGAALAVSGAVLQSLTGNSLGSPDIIGFTNGSAVGALLVIIVLHGSMTQIAVGALIGGLATAAAMYLLMLGRGLQGFRLVVVGIGVSALLLAVNSYLITRATWQEALEAQAWLIGSLTNRGWQQANTIGIAVLVLLPPAFFLARRLSMVEMGDVTAMALGVDVARTRALLLVISVALAAFATAVTGPIWFIALAAPQLARRLTRASGPALVPAALMGALLLAASDLLAQRLFAPSLLPVGTATGTIGGLYLIWLLITESRKSRA, from the coding sequence GTGAGCGCCGTACGCGAGAAGGGTCCCGCCGGGGCCGGTACGGACACCGGGGAGCCGCGGGTCATCAGCGGACTGGTCCTGCGCACCGGGCCGGGCGGGCTGTCCGTACGGGTCCAGGGGCGCGTCCTGGTGGTGACGGCCGCGATGCTCGTCGCGCTCGTCGCGGTCGCGCTCGTCACCCTCACCACCGGCGACTTCGAACTCTCCGTCGGCGAAGTCCTGCGGGCCGTACTGGGCCACGGCTCGGGCGGCGCCGACTTCATCGTCAACACCCTGCGTATGCCACGCCTGTTGACCGCGATGTGCGTCGGCGCGGCCCTCGCGGTCAGCGGGGCCGTCCTGCAGAGCCTGACCGGCAACTCCCTCGGCAGCCCGGACATCATCGGCTTCACCAACGGTTCGGCCGTCGGGGCGCTCCTCGTCATCATCGTGCTGCACGGCAGCATGACCCAGATCGCGGTGGGCGCGCTGATCGGCGGCCTCGCCACCGCCGCCGCCATGTACCTCCTCATGCTGGGCAGAGGACTTCAGGGCTTCCGGCTGGTCGTCGTCGGCATCGGCGTCAGCGCACTGCTGCTCGCCGTCAACTCGTATCTGATCACCCGGGCGACCTGGCAGGAGGCGCTGGAGGCGCAGGCGTGGCTGATCGGCAGCCTCACCAACCGGGGCTGGCAGCAGGCGAACACCATCGGGATCGCGGTCCTCGTCCTGCTCCCGCCTGCCTTCTTCCTCGCCCGCCGGCTCTCCATGGTGGAGATGGGCGACGTCACCGCCATGGCGCTAGGGGTCGACGTGGCGCGCACCCGGGCGCTGCTGCTCGTCATCAGCGTGGCCCTCGCCGCCTTCGCCACGGCGGTGACCGGGCCCATCTGGTTCATCGCGCTGGCGGCGCCCCAGCTCGCCCGGCGGCTGACCCGGGCATCGGGCCCCGCGCTGGTCCCCGCCGCCCTCATGGGCGCCCTGCTGCTGGCCGCGAGCGACCTGCTGGCGCAGCGCCTCTTCGCCCCCTCACTGCTCCCGGTGGGTACGGCGACCGGGACCATCGGGGGGCTCTACCTCATCTGGCTGCTGATCACCGAGTCGCGAAAGAGCCGCGCATGA
- a CDS encoding ABC transporter ATP-binding protein: MSTPGADRALLPTASGAESLAALRTMLRDHRRLTAAAVTVLVAGTGVGLLTAPLLGHVVDLVVERRGSRALTVPLVLLVVVALVRGAAAAVGSTLVARLGETVLAAVREQFIERALRLPLERVEAAGSGDLVSRVTSDVSMIAKSVRQALPEFTRSALTIVLTFVGLAVLDWRFLMAALLAMPVQVLSVRWYLRRAAPVYAEHRVATGALQHQLLDSVGGVRTVRAFRLNRAHTALLEQRSASARDLALGGIHIVTGFFSRLNLAEYIGLAAMLGAGFLLVDNGSVSIGTATAAALYFHSLFNPVNATLFLIDDAQSAGASFARLVGLSKLPAEQTAPGGRAPADGSVKVSALSYAYAAGVPVLRKVDLEVRGGERVALVGASGAGKTTLAKVIAGVHEPHGGTVSLGGVDAAELGAAGVRRAVTLISQEVHVFAGPLAEDLRLARPEATDEEVRAALSRVGALEWAQALADGLDTVVGEGGHRLTVTQAQHLALARLVLADPPIAILDEATADAGSAGARVLEEAALRALEGRTGLVVAHRLPQAATADRVVVLDEGRIVETGSHDELVAAGGRYAALWAAWSDSRREPVDGAPAPERCAAVPADAQ, translated from the coding sequence ATGAGCACACCCGGTGCGGACCGTGCGCTGCTGCCGACGGCGAGCGGTGCGGAGAGCCTCGCGGCGCTGCGCACCATGCTGCGCGACCATCGGCGGCTGACCGCGGCCGCCGTCACCGTCCTGGTCGCCGGGACCGGTGTCGGTCTGCTGACCGCTCCCCTGCTCGGCCACGTCGTGGACCTGGTGGTGGAGCGGCGGGGTTCGCGGGCGCTCACGGTGCCCCTGGTGCTGCTCGTCGTGGTGGCCCTGGTGCGCGGCGCCGCCGCCGCGGTCGGCAGCACGCTCGTGGCCCGGCTCGGCGAGACCGTACTCGCCGCCGTGCGTGAGCAGTTCATCGAGCGGGCGCTGCGGCTGCCGCTGGAGCGAGTCGAGGCGGCCGGTTCGGGGGATCTGGTCTCCCGCGTCACCAGCGATGTCTCCATGATCGCGAAGTCGGTGCGCCAGGCGCTGCCCGAGTTCACCCGCTCCGCGCTGACCATCGTGCTGACCTTCGTCGGACTCGCCGTGCTGGACTGGCGGTTCCTGATGGCTGCGCTGCTGGCAATGCCGGTGCAGGTGCTGTCGGTGCGCTGGTATCTGCGCCGGGCCGCTCCGGTGTACGCCGAGCACCGCGTCGCGACCGGCGCACTCCAGCACCAGCTGCTCGACAGCGTCGGCGGAGTGCGCACGGTACGGGCCTTCCGGCTGAACCGGGCGCACACCGCCCTGCTGGAGCAGCGCTCCGCGTCGGCGCGGGACCTCGCGCTGGGCGGCATCCACATCGTCACCGGCTTCTTCTCGCGGCTGAACCTGGCCGAGTACATCGGCCTGGCGGCCATGCTCGGCGCGGGCTTCCTGCTGGTGGACAACGGTTCGGTGAGCATCGGTACGGCGACCGCCGCCGCGCTGTACTTCCACAGCCTCTTCAACCCGGTCAACGCCACGCTGTTCCTCATCGACGACGCGCAGTCGGCGGGTGCCAGCTTCGCCCGGCTGGTCGGGCTGTCCAAGCTGCCGGCCGAGCAGACCGCGCCGGGCGGCCGCGCTCCGGCGGACGGTTCGGTGAAGGTGAGCGCGCTCAGCTACGCCTACGCCGCCGGGGTTCCCGTGCTGCGGAAGGTCGATCTGGAGGTGCGCGGCGGTGAACGGGTGGCGCTGGTGGGCGCCAGCGGCGCCGGCAAGACGACGCTGGCCAAGGTCATCGCGGGCGTCCACGAGCCGCACGGCGGGACCGTCTCGCTCGGCGGGGTCGACGCGGCCGAGCTGGGCGCCGCGGGTGTGCGGCGCGCGGTGACGCTGATCAGCCAGGAGGTGCACGTGTTCGCGGGCCCGCTGGCCGAGGACCTGCGCCTCGCCCGCCCGGAGGCCACCGACGAGGAGGTGCGCGCGGCGCTGTCCCGGGTCGGCGCCCTGGAGTGGGCCCAGGCACTGGCGGACGGCCTGGACACGGTCGTGGGCGAGGGCGGCCACCGGCTGACGGTGACCCAGGCGCAGCATCTCGCGCTGGCCCGGCTGGTTCTCGCGGACCCGCCGATCGCGATCCTGGACGAGGCCACCGCCGACGCGGGCAGCGCGGGCGCGCGGGTCCTGGAGGAGGCGGCCCTGCGGGCACTGGAGGGCCGTACGGGCCTGGTGGTCGCGCACCGGCTCCCGCAGGCGGCGACCGCCGACCGCGTCGTGGTCCTGGACGAGGGCCGGATCGTGGAGACCGGCAGCCATGACGAACTCGTCGCGGCGGGCGGCCGTTACGCGGCGCTCTGGGCGGCGTGGTCCGACAGCCGCCGGGAGCCGGTGGACGGCGCACCGGCGCCGGAGCGATGTGCGGCAGTGCCGGCGGACGCGCAGTGA
- a CDS encoding GNAT family N-acetyltransferase has product MITATPHSATALTRTPHAPLPDVVRVRRARPADAAALVALSEPFVRSGELRRRPARVYAARAADFLVAEEPDGALRGCLSLGVHPGEDHGATAAGVLYNFCVARQRQGTGLGARLLGAALAEARAQSLGALFTATTGSGRLFLRHGFAPVRPGLAPRAWVRTLDPRRGARVLARAL; this is encoded by the coding sequence TTGATCACGGCTACGCCGCACTCCGCCACCGCGCTGACACGCACCCCGCACGCACCCCTTCCCGACGTGGTCCGGGTGCGCCGGGCGCGCCCAGCGGATGCCGCCGCTCTCGTCGCGCTTTCCGAGCCGTTCGTCCGCTCGGGAGAACTGCGCCGACGGCCCGCCCGCGTCTATGCCGCCCGGGCGGCCGACTTCCTGGTCGCCGAGGAACCCGATGGCGCTCTTCGGGGCTGCCTCTCGCTCGGTGTCCACCCCGGTGAGGATCACGGCGCGACCGCCGCGGGGGTTCTCTACAACTTCTGTGTCGCCCGGCAGCGGCAGGGCACCGGCCTGGGCGCGCGGCTGCTGGGCGCGGCACTCGCCGAGGCGCGGGCGCAGTCGCTGGGGGCGCTGTTCACCGCGACGACCGGCAGCGGGCGCCTTTTCCTGCGCCATGGCTTCGCTCCGGTCCGCCCGGGTCTGGCTCCGCGCGCCTGGGTGCGCACTCTGGACCCCCGGCGGGGTGCGCGCGTGCTCGCCCGGGCGCTGTGA
- a CDS encoding ABC transporter ATP-binding protein has translation MNGTPPAAAARLRAEDLTLSYEQRTVVSSLGVEIPDRSFTVIIGPNACGKSTLLKALARMLKPRSGQVYLDGAGIATYRSREVARRLGLLPQSSTAPGGITVGDLVARGRYPHQGMLKQWSADDEAAVLEAMRQTGVLDLADRPVDDLSGGQRQRVWLSMVLAQQTSILLLDEPTTFLDIAHQVEVLDLCADLHARKGHTVVAVLHDLNQACRYATHLIVMRPGGTIAAEGDPATVMTAELVEDVFGLPCRIIDDPETGTPLMVPAAPQRYVPEDVPVRSAGPVAPVDSMTAETGRAVR, from the coding sequence ATGAACGGGACGCCCCCGGCGGCGGCCGCGCGACTGCGGGCCGAGGACCTGACACTCTCCTACGAGCAGCGGACCGTGGTCAGTTCGCTCGGCGTCGAGATTCCCGACCGCTCCTTCACCGTCATCATCGGGCCGAACGCCTGCGGCAAGTCCACGCTCCTCAAGGCACTCGCGCGGATGCTCAAACCCCGCTCCGGGCAGGTGTATCTGGACGGCGCCGGGATCGCCACGTACCGCTCGCGCGAGGTCGCCCGCCGGCTGGGCCTGCTCCCGCAGTCCTCGACCGCGCCCGGCGGCATCACCGTCGGGGACCTGGTGGCGCGCGGTCGCTATCCGCACCAGGGAATGCTGAAGCAGTGGTCCGCCGACGACGAGGCGGCCGTTCTGGAGGCGATGCGGCAGACCGGTGTGCTGGATCTCGCCGACCGCCCGGTCGACGACCTCTCCGGGGGGCAGCGCCAGCGGGTCTGGCTCTCGATGGTGCTGGCGCAGCAGACCTCGATCCTGCTCCTGGACGAGCCCACCACGTTCCTCGACATCGCCCACCAGGTCGAAGTGCTTGATCTCTGCGCCGACTTGCACGCCCGCAAGGGGCACACCGTCGTGGCGGTGCTGCATGACCTCAACCAGGCGTGCCGTTACGCCACTCACCTCATCGTGATGCGGCCCGGCGGCACGATCGCGGCCGAGGGCGATCCGGCCACCGTCATGACCGCCGAACTGGTCGAGGACGTGTTCGGGCTGCCCTGCCGGATCATCGACGACCCGGAGACCGGCACGCCCCTGATGGTGCCGGCCGCGCCGCAGCGGTACGTGCCCGAGGACGTCCCGGTCCGGAGCGCCGGCCCCGTGGCCCCCGTCGACTCCATGACGGCCGAGACCGGCCGGGCCGTGCGCTGA
- a CDS encoding MbtH family protein: MTTNPFEDPQGTFLVLVNDENQHSLWPAFAEVPAGWRTVFGADTREACLAHVEANWTDLRPASLVALQG; encoded by the coding sequence ATGACGACCAACCCGTTCGAGGACCCGCAGGGCACCTTCCTGGTCCTGGTCAACGACGAGAACCAGCACTCGCTGTGGCCCGCCTTCGCCGAGGTGCCGGCCGGCTGGCGGACCGTCTTCGGCGCTGACACCCGTGAGGCGTGCCTCGCCCATGTGGAGGCGAACTGGACGGACCTGCGACCGGCGAGCCTCGTCGCCCTCCAGGGCTGA
- a CDS encoding alpha/beta hydrolase family protein: MRDIARRSVLAAAGTAGLVLATSEVVRADGRLSGAAPAVRTEPTDHGSGKGRVRLALPAPTGPRRIGTTSVHLIDRSRRDPWTSPAAPRELMISLWYPASGSHGCRRAPWLPPAATKVYRRQVGQDLRTPMDNVGFPVTHAWQNAPVEVRRHGHPVILFSPGYNMMRAMGTALVEDLAAHGYLVVTIDHTHEASVVEFPGGRVELGRNPDRTAALRVRQEDTRFVLNELELLNAGRNPDAGGRRLPRGLRGSFDLSKTGMFGHSIGGDTAAGTMAEDRRILAGADLDGSINGIVADTGLDRPFLLMSNAGHGRYNDPSWVKFWSHLRGWRLELRLRHSGHQTFTDMSPLAQQLERALPLPPETVAALTESIGTIGADRAVAAERAYLRAFFDLHLRGRDGHLLAGPSRRYPDIEFIH, from the coding sequence ATGAGGGACATTGCGCGCCGGTCGGTGCTTGCCGCGGCCGGAACGGCGGGGCTCGTACTCGCGACCTCGGAAGTGGTGCGGGCGGACGGCCGCCTGTCCGGCGCCGCTCCGGCCGTCAGGACCGAGCCGACGGACCACGGGTCCGGGAAGGGCCGGGTGCGTCTCGCGCTGCCGGCGCCGACCGGCCCGCGGCGGATCGGCACCACGTCAGTGCATCTGATCGACCGTTCGCGCCGGGACCCGTGGACTTCGCCCGCCGCACCCCGAGAACTGATGATCAGCCTGTGGTACCCGGCGTCGGGCAGCCACGGCTGCCGCCGCGCCCCCTGGCTCCCGCCTGCGGCGACGAAGGTGTACCGACGACAGGTGGGCCAGGACCTGCGGACGCCGATGGACAACGTCGGCTTCCCGGTGACCCATGCCTGGCAGAACGCCCCCGTGGAGGTGCGCCGCCACGGCCATCCCGTGATCCTCTTCTCACCGGGCTACAACATGATGCGTGCCATGGGCACCGCGCTGGTCGAGGACCTGGCGGCCCACGGGTACCTGGTGGTCACCATCGACCACACCCACGAAGCCTCCGTCGTGGAGTTCCCCGGCGGCAGAGTGGAGCTGGGGCGGAATCCGGACAGGACGGCGGCGTTGCGAGTCCGTCAGGAAGACACCCGGTTCGTGCTGAACGAACTGGAACTGCTGAACGCCGGGAGGAACCCCGACGCCGGGGGCCGCCGGCTGCCCCGCGGTCTGCGGGGCTCCTTCGACCTGTCGAAGACCGGCATGTTCGGGCATTCGATCGGCGGTGACACGGCCGCGGGGACCATGGCGGAGGACCGCCGGATCCTTGCCGGCGCCGACCTGGACGGCAGCATCAACGGAATCGTCGCGGACACCGGTCTCGACCGCCCGTTCCTCCTGATGAGCAATGCCGGTCACGGACGGTACAACGATCCGTCGTGGGTGAAATTCTGGTCACACCTGCGGGGCTGGCGCCTCGAACTGCGGCTGCGCCACTCCGGCCACCAGACCTTCACGGACATGTCCCCGCTGGCGCAGCAGCTGGAGAGGGCGCTTCCGCTGCCGCCGGAGACGGTCGCCGCCCTGACCGAGTCCATCGGAACGATCGGCGCCGACCGGGCCGTCGCCGCCGAACGCGCCTACCTGCGCGCCTTCTTCGACCTCCACCTGCGCGGCCGGGACGGCCACCTGCTGGCCGGTCCGTCCCGGCGATACCCCGACATCGAGTTCATCCACTGA
- a CDS encoding FecCD family ABC transporter permease — MSVETRTAPEQPADVLDVPKPARTANTLRALGLLAALGALVLVGLLSVWVGTRGIPFTATWSVLWHPDGSETSIIIHDYRIPRTLLGLLVGIALGLSGALMQALTRNPLADPGILGISLGASAGVVVAIASLGVGSVLGYVWFAFIGAAVASVAVYLLGSSGRTLATPDRLVVAGAAMTAVLYAFNSAVLLLNPRAFDQYRFWTVGSLSGRYYDVIYVILPFIAVGLLIALGLAPSLNALAMGDQLGRALGLNVGRTRVLGAVAVMLLCGAATAAAGPIGFVGLAVPHVARFIAGPDQRWVLTYSMLLAPVLLIGADVLGRVLGAPGEVQVGIITAFLGAPLFIALCRRRKLVML; from the coding sequence TTGTCGGTCGAAACCCGGACGGCTCCCGAGCAGCCGGCCGACGTCCTCGACGTCCCGAAGCCGGCCCGGACCGCCAACACCCTGCGGGCCCTGGGGCTGCTCGCGGCGCTGGGCGCCCTGGTCCTGGTCGGACTGCTCAGTGTGTGGGTGGGCACCCGCGGCATCCCGTTCACCGCCACCTGGAGCGTGCTCTGGCACCCCGACGGCTCCGAGACCTCGATCATCATCCATGACTACCGCATCCCCAGGACGCTCCTGGGGCTGCTCGTGGGCATCGCCCTCGGCCTGTCCGGCGCGCTGATGCAGGCCCTGACCCGCAACCCGCTCGCCGACCCGGGAATCCTCGGCATCAGCCTGGGCGCCTCCGCCGGAGTCGTCGTGGCCATCGCCTCCCTCGGGGTCGGCTCGGTCCTGGGCTATGTGTGGTTCGCCTTCATCGGCGCGGCCGTCGCCTCCGTCGCCGTCTACCTCCTGGGCTCCTCGGGCCGCACCCTGGCCACACCCGACCGCCTGGTCGTGGCCGGGGCGGCGATGACCGCGGTGCTGTACGCCTTCAACTCGGCGGTGCTGCTGCTCAACCCGCGCGCCTTCGACCAGTACCGCTTCTGGACGGTGGGTTCCCTGTCCGGCCGGTACTACGACGTCATTTACGTCATCCTGCCGTTCATCGCCGTGGGCCTCCTGATCGCCCTCGGGCTCGCCCCCTCGCTCAACGCCCTCGCGATGGGCGACCAGCTCGGCCGCGCCCTCGGCCTGAACGTCGGCCGCACCCGGGTGCTGGGCGCCGTCGCCGTCATGCTGCTGTGCGGCGCCGCCACCGCCGCCGCCGGACCGATCGGCTTCGTCGGCCTCGCGGTGCCGCACGTCGCCCGGTTCATCGCCGGCCCCGACCAGCGCTGGGTGCTGACGTACTCGATGCTGCTCGCCCCGGTCCTGCTGATCGGCGCGGACGTCCTGGGGCGGGTCCTCGGGGCCCCGGGCGAGGTCCAGGTGGGGATCATCACCGCGTTCCTCGGGGCGCCGCTGTTCATCGCCCTGTGCCGCCGTCGAAAGCTGGTCATGCTGTGA
- a CDS encoding ABC transporter ATP-binding protein, with protein sequence MPAGGPTGGHVLRRAIRGQRRRVVTASLLGTVHQGCEALVPVVIGAAIDTAVATGSSPSLLRWLLVLAGLFLVLSNCYRTSARLAEGAGEHAAHRLRMELGARVLDPRGGADANRLPGALTSIATNDARRVGSVATVLAYGVAATSALVISSVALLRISVPLGLLVLLGIPPLLWLGHRISRPLERRSETEQERAAHASGVAADLVAGLRVLKGMGAESAAVARYRATSQDSLAAALRAARSRAGHEGAVLSLTGVFIAVIGIVGAYLAMRGSISIGDLVAAVGLAQFLLGPFQLLTYVNAEFAQGRASARRIAEVLDSPAAVEGGESEVSDGAAGHLRLSGVRLGSLRGVDLDIRPGELIGVVTGDPAAAADLLLCLARERDPADGLIELDGVPLTALAPDGLRRAVLVAHHDADLFETSLLDNVRAGARDDAAPVDEALAASAADEVARLLPDGGDTVLAERGRSLSGGQRQRVALARALAADSSVLVLHDPTTAVDTVTESRIAARLREIRHGRTTVLITTSPALLAVTDRVVVLDEGTVAADGHHTELVAGDERYRAAVLA encoded by the coding sequence ATGCCAGCTGGAGGACCGACCGGGGGGCACGTCCTGCGCAGGGCGATCAGGGGGCAGCGGCGGCGAGTCGTCACCGCGTCCCTGCTCGGCACGGTGCACCAGGGGTGTGAGGCCCTGGTGCCCGTCGTCATCGGCGCGGCCATCGACACGGCGGTGGCCACCGGCTCCTCCCCGTCGCTGCTGCGCTGGCTCCTGGTGCTCGCGGGGCTGTTCCTGGTGCTGTCGAACTGCTACCGGACCAGCGCCCGGCTCGCCGAGGGGGCGGGGGAACACGCCGCGCACCGGCTCCGGATGGAGCTCGGCGCCCGGGTGCTCGATCCGCGCGGCGGCGCCGACGCGAACCGGCTGCCCGGCGCGCTCACCAGCATCGCCACCAACGACGCCCGGCGGGTGGGCTCGGTGGCGACCGTCCTGGCCTACGGGGTCGCCGCGACCTCGGCGCTGGTGATCAGCTCGGTGGCGCTGCTGAGGATCTCCGTTCCGCTCGGGCTCCTCGTCCTGCTGGGCATCCCCCCGCTGCTGTGGCTCGGGCACCGCATCAGCCGGCCGCTCGAACGGCGCAGCGAGACCGAGCAGGAACGGGCCGCGCACGCCTCGGGCGTCGCCGCCGACCTGGTCGCCGGACTGCGTGTCCTCAAGGGCATGGGCGCCGAGTCGGCCGCCGTGGCCCGCTACCGCGCCACCAGCCAGGACTCGCTCGCCGCGGCGCTGCGGGCAGCCCGCAGCCGGGCCGGCCACGAGGGCGCCGTCCTCTCGCTCACAGGCGTCTTCATCGCGGTCATCGGGATCGTGGGCGCCTACCTCGCCATGCGCGGCAGCATCAGCATCGGTGACCTGGTGGCGGCGGTGGGACTCGCGCAGTTCCTCCTCGGCCCGTTCCAGCTGCTCACCTACGTCAACGCCGAGTTCGCCCAGGGCCGCGCCTCCGCCCGCCGGATCGCCGAGGTGCTGGACTCGCCCGCGGCCGTCGAGGGCGGTGAGTCCGAGGTGTCCGACGGCGCCGCAGGGCATCTGCGGCTCAGCGGGGTCCGGCTCGGCTCGCTGCGCGGGGTCGATCTCGACATCCGGCCGGGCGAACTGATCGGAGTGGTCACCGGGGATCCGGCCGCGGCGGCCGATCTGCTGCTCTGCCTGGCCAGGGAGCGGGACCCCGCCGACGGGCTGATCGAGCTCGACGGCGTACCGCTGACCGCGCTCGCCCCCGACGGGCTGCGCCGCGCCGTCCTGGTCGCCCACCACGACGCCGACCTGTTCGAGACCAGCCTGCTGGACAACGTACGGGCCGGGGCCCGCGACGACGCGGCCCCGGTCGACGAGGCCCTCGCCGCTTCGGCGGCGGACGAGGTCGCCCGGCTGCTGCCCGACGGCGGCGACACCGTGCTCGCCGAACGCGGCCGGTCCCTCTCCGGCGGGCAGCGACAGCGCGTCGCACTCGCCAGGGCCCTGGCCGCCGACAGCTCCGTACTGGTGCTGCACGACCCGACCACCGCCGTGGACACCGTCACCGAGTCCCGGATCGCCGCCCGGCTGCGGGAAATCCGCCACGGGCGCACCACCGTGCTGATCACGACCAGCCCGGCCCTCCTCGCGGTCACCGACCGGGTGGTGGTCCTCGACGAGGGCACCGTGGCCGCGGACGGCCACCACACCGAACTCGTCGCCGGTGACGAGCGGTACCGGGCGGCGGTGCTCGCATGA
- the argB gene encoding acetylglutamate kinase has protein sequence MDLRGRVVVVKFGGNAMVDGSLQEMFARDVVELWHCGLLPVVVHGGGPQISAMLDRLGLEVRFEAGLRVTTEETLDVVRMVLTGRVQRELVGAINAHGPFAVGLSGEDAHTMTAVRRSARVNGLPVDIGLVGDIVNVAPDTVRSLLELGRIPVVSPLARGTGGQVYNVNADLAASALAVALGAERLVMLTDVEGLYADWPHSTEVIERLTAAELDGLLPGLASGMLPKMEGCLRAVRAGVGRAQVLDGRVPHAVLRGTLDEKSPGTTVLPDA, from the coding sequence ATGGACTTGCGGGGCCGGGTGGTGGTGGTCAAGTTCGGCGGCAACGCCATGGTGGACGGCTCGCTCCAGGAGATGTTCGCGCGCGATGTCGTGGAGCTGTGGCACTGCGGCCTGCTCCCGGTGGTGGTGCACGGCGGGGGCCCGCAGATCAGCGCGATGCTCGACCGCCTCGGACTGGAGGTCCGCTTCGAGGCCGGTCTGCGCGTGACCACCGAGGAGACCCTCGACGTGGTGCGGATGGTGCTGACCGGACGCGTCCAGCGTGAACTGGTCGGTGCGATCAACGCACATGGGCCCTTCGCCGTGGGCCTGTCCGGCGAGGACGCCCACACCATGACGGCCGTGCGCCGCTCCGCCCGGGTGAACGGGCTGCCGGTGGACATCGGCCTGGTCGGCGACATCGTGAACGTGGCACCGGACACCGTCCGTTCGCTGCTGGAGCTGGGCCGCATCCCGGTGGTGTCACCCCTCGCGCGCGGCACCGGGGGGCAGGTCTACAACGTCAACGCCGATCTCGCGGCGTCGGCCCTGGCGGTCGCCCTCGGCGCCGAGCGGCTGGTGATGCTCACCGATGTCGAGGGACTGTACGCGGACTGGCCGCACAGCACCGAGGTCATCGAGCGCCTGACCGCGGCCGAGTTGGACGGTCTGCTGCCGGGGCTGGCGAGCGGCATGCTCCCGAAGATGGAGGGCTGCCTGCGGGCGGTCCGCGCCGGAGTGGGACGGGCGCAGGTCCTGGACGGCCGGGTGCCGCACGCCGTACTGCGCGGCACCCTGGACGAGAAGAGCCCCGGGACCACCGTCCTCCCGGACGCCTGA